A genome region from Pseudomonas sp. N3-W includes the following:
- the rplQ gene encoding 50S ribosomal protein L17 codes for MRHRKSGRHLSRTSSHRKAMFQNMAVSLFEHELIKTTLPKAKELRRVAEPLITLAKTDSLANRRLAFDRTRSKAIVGKLFNDLGKRYATREGGYLRILKCGFRTGDNAPMAYVELVDRPVGGEAVSAE; via the coding sequence ATGCGTCATCGTAAAAGTGGTCGTCACCTGAGCCGCACCAGCTCGCACCGCAAGGCCATGTTTCAAAACATGGCGGTGTCGCTGTTCGAGCACGAGCTGATCAAAACTACACTGCCGAAAGCTAAAGAACTGCGCCGCGTTGCTGAGCCGCTGATCACTTTGGCCAAGACAGACAGCCTGGCTAACCGCCGTCTGGCTTTCGACCGTACCCGTTCGAAAGCTATCGTTGGTAAGCTCTTCAACGACCTGGGCAAGCGTTACGCTACCCGTGAGGGTGGCTACCTGCGCATCCTCAAGTGCGGCTTCCGCACTGGCGACAACGCGCCTATGGCGTACGTCGAGTTGGTTGATCGTCCAGTTGGCGGTGAAGCTGTATCCGCTGAGTAA
- the uvrA gene encoding excinuclease ABC subunit UvrA: protein MDKILIRGARTHNLKNIDLTLPRDKLIVITGLSGSGKSSLAFDTLYAEGQRRYVESLSAYARQFLSMMEKPDVDTIEGLSPAISIEQKSTSHNPRSTVGTITEIYDYLRLLYARVGIPRCPDHDIPLEAQTVSQMVDLVLAQPEGSKLMLLAPVIRERKGEHLSVFEELRAQGFVRARVNGRLCELDELPKLDKQKKHSIDVVVDRFKVRADLQQRLAESFETALKLADGIALVAPMDDEPGEEMIFSARFACPICGHAISELEPKLFSFNNPAGACPTCDGLGVKQFFDIKRLVNGELTLAEGAIRGWDRRNVYYFQMLGSLASHYKFSLEVPFNDLPADQQKYILHGSGSQNVDFKYLNDRGDIVKRSHPFEGIVPNLERRYRETESASVREELAKFLSTQPCPDCRGTRLRREARHVWVGEKTLPAVTNLPIGDACEYFGVLKLTGRRGEIADKILKEIRERLQFLVNVGLDYLSLDRSADTLSGGEAQRIRLASQIGAGLVGVLYILDEPSIGLHQRDNDRLLGTLKHLRDIGNTVIVVEHDEDAIRLADYVVDIGPGAGVHGGHIVAEGTPAEVMAHPDSLTGKYLSGRVKIAVPAKRTPRNKKMTLSLKGARGNNLRNVDLEIPLGLLTCVTGVSGSGKSTLINNTLFPLSATALNGATTLEAAAHDSIKGLEHLDKVVDIDQSPIGRTPRSNPATYTGLFTPIRELFAGVPESRSRGYGPGRFSFNVKGGRCEACQGDGLIKVEMHFLPDIYVPCDVCKSKRYNRETLEIKYKGKNIHETLEMTIEEAREFFDAVPALARKLQTLMDVGLSYIKLGQSATTLSGGEAQRVKLSRELSKRDTGKTLYILDEPTTGLHFADIQQLLDVLHRLRDHGNTVVVIEHNLDVIKTADWLVDLGPEGGSKGGQIIAVGTPEEVSEMKQSHTGFYLKPLLARDKA from the coding sequence TTGGACAAGATCCTGATTCGTGGGGCCCGAACCCACAACCTGAAGAACATCGACCTGACCCTGCCACGGGACAAGCTGATCGTCATCACCGGCCTGTCCGGATCCGGCAAGTCGTCCCTGGCCTTCGACACGCTGTACGCCGAAGGTCAGCGCCGCTATGTCGAGTCGCTGTCGGCCTACGCCCGGCAGTTCCTGTCGATGATGGAAAAGCCTGACGTCGACACCATCGAAGGTCTGTCGCCAGCCATTTCCATCGAACAGAAGTCGACCTCGCACAACCCGCGCTCGACGGTCGGCACCATCACCGAAATCTACGACTACCTGCGTCTGCTCTATGCCCGCGTCGGTATTCCACGCTGCCCGGATCACGATATTCCGCTGGAAGCGCAAACTGTCAGCCAGATGGTCGACCTGGTCCTCGCCCAGCCGGAGGGCAGCAAATTGATGCTGCTGGCGCCAGTGATCCGTGAGCGTAAAGGCGAGCACCTGTCAGTCTTCGAAGAACTGCGCGCCCAGGGTTTCGTCCGGGCACGGGTCAACGGCCGGCTCTGCGAGCTGGACGAGTTGCCGAAGCTGGATAAACAGAAGAAGCATTCGATTGATGTCGTCGTGGACCGCTTCAAGGTTCGCGCCGACCTGCAACAACGTCTGGCCGAATCGTTCGAGACCGCGCTGAAGCTGGCAGACGGTATTGCCCTGGTGGCGCCGATGGACGACGAGCCTGGCGAAGAGATGATTTTCTCCGCCCGTTTTGCCTGCCCGATCTGCGGTCACGCCATCAGCGAGCTGGAACCCAAGCTGTTCTCCTTCAACAACCCGGCCGGCGCCTGCCCGACGTGCGATGGCCTGGGGGTGAAGCAGTTCTTCGACATCAAGCGACTGGTCAATGGCGAACTGACCCTGGCCGAGGGGGCGATACGCGGCTGGGACCGGCGTAACGTCTATTACTTCCAGATGCTCGGGTCGCTGGCCTCGCACTACAAATTCAGCCTGGAAGTGCCGTTCAACGACCTGCCGGCCGATCAGCAGAAATACATCCTGCACGGCAGCGGCTCGCAGAATGTCGACTTCAAGTACCTGAATGACCGTGGCGACATCGTCAAGCGCTCTCACCCGTTCGAAGGCATCGTGCCCAACCTGGAACGCCGCTACCGCGAGACCGAGTCCGCCTCGGTGCGTGAAGAGCTGGCCAAGTTCCTCAGTACTCAGCCTTGCCCGGATTGCCGTGGCACCCGCCTGCGTCGTGAGGCGCGGCATGTGTGGGTGGGCGAGAAAACGCTGCCGGCGGTGACGAACCTGCCGATTGGCGATGCGTGCGAATATTTCGGCGTGCTGAAGCTGACTGGCCGTCGCGGTGAAATCGCCGACAAGATTCTCAAGGAGATCCGCGAGCGCCTGCAGTTTCTGGTCAATGTGGGGCTCGACTACTTGTCGCTGGATCGCAGCGCCGACACCCTGTCTGGCGGTGAAGCCCAGCGTATTCGTCTGGCCAGTCAGATCGGCGCCGGTTTGGTAGGCGTGCTGTACATCCTTGATGAACCATCGATCGGTCTGCATCAGCGAGACAACGACCGCTTGCTGGGTACCCTCAAGCATCTGCGGGATATCGGCAACACGGTGATCGTGGTCGAGCATGACGAAGACGCCATTCGTCTTGCCGATTATGTCGTGGACATCGGCCCTGGTGCCGGCGTGCATGGTGGGCATATCGTCGCCGAAGGCACGCCAGCCGAAGTCATGGCACACCCGGACTCGCTGACCGGCAAGTATTTGTCAGGCCGGGTGAAAATTGCAGTACCGGCCAAACGCACACCGCGTAACAAAAAAATGACCCTGTCGCTCAAGGGCGCGCGCGGCAACAACCTGCGCAATGTCGATCTGGAAATCCCGCTGGGCCTGCTGACTTGCGTGACCGGTGTATCCGGTTCGGGCAAATCGACGCTGATCAACAACACGCTGTTCCCCCTGAGCGCGACCGCACTGAACGGTGCGACGACGCTTGAGGCCGCGGCGCACGACAGCATCAAGGGCCTGGAGCATCTGGACAAGGTCGTGGACATCGACCAGAGCCCTATCGGTCGTACACCGCGCTCGAACCCGGCCACCTACACCGGGCTGTTCACGCCGATTCGCGAGCTGTTCGCCGGTGTTCCGGAATCTCGCTCGCGGGGTTACGGGCCGGGGCGCTTCTCTTTCAACGTTAAGGGCGGGCGCTGCGAAGCGTGTCAGGGCGATGGCCTGATCAAGGTGGAAATGCACTTCCTGCCGGACATCTATGTGCCGTGCGACGTGTGCAAGAGCAAGCGCTACAACCGTGAAACCCTTGAGATCAAATACAAGGGCAAGAACATCCACGAAACCCTTGAGATGACCATCGAGGAAGCCCGGGAGTTCTTCGACGCGGTGCCGGCGCTGGCGCGCAAGCTGCAGACGCTGATGGACGTCGGTCTGTCGTACATCAAGCTTGGGCAGTCGGCGACTACGTTGTCCGGCGGTGAAGCTCAACGGGTGAAACTGTCCCGCGAGCTGTCCAAGCGTGATACCGGCAAGACGCTGTATATCCTTGATGAGCCAACCACCGGGTTGCACTTCGCGGACATTCAGCAACTGCTCGATGTACTGCATCGACTGCGCGATCACGGCAACACTGTGGTGGTGATCGAGCACAACCTGGACGTGATCAAGACTGCCGACTGGTTGGTGGACCTGGGGCCGGAAGGCGGCTCCAAGGGTGGCCAGATCATTGCGGTTGGTACACCGGAAGAAGTATCGGAGATGAAGCAGTCTCACACCGGCTTCTATCTCAAGCCGCTGCTGGCTCGCGACAAGGCCTGA
- a CDS encoding catalase produces MSQNKTLTTASGAPVADNQNSRSAGPRGPLLLDDFHLIEKLAHFNRENIPERRVHAKGSGAYGTFTVTRDITQYTSAKLFESVGKQTPTFLRFSTVGGERGSADTERDPRGFALKFYTEEGNWDIVGNNTPVFFIRDPLKFPDFIHTQKRLPQSNLKSAQMMWDFWSHSPEALHQVTILFSDRGIPDGYRHMHGFGSHTYSLISANGERHWVKWHYKTRQGIKNLAPAEAARLAGTDPDYAQRDLFGAIERGDFPKWRVCIQIMTEAQAAAHYENPFDVTKTWSQKEFPLIEVGELELNRNPQNYFAEVEQAAFGPSNMVPGVGLSPDRMLQGRVFAYADAHRYRVGTNHQQLPVNAPRSPVNSYQRDGSMAFGSNGGAAPNYEPNSYVESPKQAPRYAEPALALSGAADRYDHREDTDYYSHAGALFRLMSDEQKKLLVSNIAGAMAGVSSDVIDRQLQHFYKADPAYGEAIAKALNVQLNEV; encoded by the coding sequence ATGAGCCAAAATAAAACGCTTACCACCGCCAGCGGCGCTCCCGTCGCCGACAACCAGAATTCCCGTTCCGCCGGCCCTCGTGGCCCGCTGCTGCTCGACGACTTTCACCTGATCGAGAAGCTGGCCCACTTCAACCGTGAAAACATCCCTGAACGCCGCGTACACGCCAAGGGTTCGGGTGCTTACGGCACGTTCACGGTTACCCGTGATATCACCCAGTACACCAGCGCCAAGCTGTTCGAATCGGTCGGCAAGCAAACCCCTACGTTCCTGCGGTTCTCCACCGTCGGCGGTGAGCGTGGTTCGGCTGATACCGAACGTGATCCACGTGGTTTTGCCCTGAAGTTCTATACCGAAGAAGGTAATTGGGACATCGTTGGCAACAACACGCCCGTGTTCTTCATCCGTGATCCACTGAAATTCCCGGATTTTATCCACACCCAAAAACGTCTGCCGCAAAGCAACCTGAAAAGTGCGCAGATGATGTGGGACTTCTGGTCGCACTCGCCTGAGGCGCTGCACCAGGTCACTATCCTGTTCTCAGACCGTGGCATCCCTGATGGCTATCGCCACATGCACGGCTTCGGCAGCCACACCTATAGCTTGATCAGCGCGAATGGCGAGCGCCATTGGGTGAAGTGGCACTACAAGACCCGGCAGGGGATCAAGAACCTGGCACCGGCAGAAGCTGCTCGTTTGGCCGGCACTGACCCGGACTACGCCCAGCGCGATCTGTTCGGCGCCATTGAGCGCGGTGATTTCCCGAAATGGCGGGTGTGCATCCAGATCATGACCGAAGCCCAGGCAGCGGCACATTACGAGAACCCATTTGACGTGACCAAGACCTGGTCGCAGAAAGAGTTCCCGCTGATCGAAGTGGGTGAGCTGGAGCTCAACCGCAACCCACAGAACTACTTTGCTGAAGTCGAGCAAGCGGCATTCGGCCCAAGCAACATGGTCCCTGGCGTCGGCCTGTCACCTGATCGGATGCTGCAAGGTCGCGTATTCGCTTACGCCGATGCGCATCGCTACCGTGTTGGCACCAATCACCAGCAATTGCCGGTGAATGCGCCGCGCAGCCCGGTCAACAGCTACCAGCGCGATGGCTCGATGGCATTCGGCAGTAATGGTGGCGCAGCGCCTAACTATGAGCCCAACAGCTACGTCGAATCGCCGAAGCAGGCGCCTCGTTATGCTGAGCCTGCCTTGGCCCTGAGCGGTGCCGCCGATCGTTACGATCACCGCGAAGACACTGATTACTACAGTCACGCGGGTGCGCTGTTCCGTCTGATGAGCGATGAGCAGAAAAAGCTGCTGGTCAGCAACATTGCCGGCGCCATGGCCGGGGTTTCCAGCGACGTGATTGATCGCCAGTTGCAGCATTTCTACAAGGCCGACCCGGCGTATGGAGAAGCAATCGCAAAGGCACTCAACGTACAGCTTAACGAAGTCTAA
- a CDS encoding MFS transporter, translated as MHDPHSERMSGSETRAASGLALVFAFRMLGMFMVLPVLATYGMDLAGATPALIGLAIGAYGLTQALFQIPFGIISDRIGRRPVIYLGLIVFALGSVLAANADSIWGVIAGRVLQGAGAISAAVMALLSDLTREQHRTKAMAMIGMTIGLSFAVAMVVGPLLTRAFGLSGLFLATGGMALFGIVIVMFMVPKSTGPLQHRESGVARQALLPTLKHPDLLRLDLGIFVLHAMLMSSFVALPLALVEKAGLPKEQHWWVYLTALLISFFAMIPFIIYGEKKRKMKRVLLGAVLTLMLTELFFWKFGDSLRALVIGTVVFFTAFNLLEASLPSLISKVSPAGGKGTAMGVYSTSQFLGSALGGILGGWLFQHGGLSVVFLGCAGLAALWLAFAVTMREPPYVTSLRLPLSPEAIREAGLIERLKAVVGVTDAVMVADEAAIYIKLDTELLDRTTLERLVNNPAATACEA; from the coding sequence ATGCACGATCCCCACAGCGAACGCATGAGTGGCAGCGAGACCCGCGCAGCAAGCGGTCTGGCCCTGGTGTTCGCCTTCCGTATGCTTGGCATGTTCATGGTGTTGCCGGTCCTGGCGACCTATGGCATGGATCTGGCTGGAGCGACCCCGGCCCTTATCGGGCTGGCGATTGGCGCTTATGGCCTGACCCAGGCGCTTTTCCAGATTCCGTTCGGGATCATTTCCGACCGTATCGGCCGCCGCCCGGTGATTTACCTGGGGCTGATCGTCTTTGCCCTCGGCAGTGTACTGGCGGCGAATGCCGATTCGATCTGGGGCGTGATTGCCGGGCGCGTCCTGCAGGGCGCCGGGGCGATTTCCGCCGCGGTCATGGCCTTGCTGTCGGACCTGACTCGCGAGCAACACCGGACCAAGGCCATGGCCATGATTGGCATGACCATCGGTCTGTCGTTCGCCGTCGCCATGGTGGTCGGGCCGCTGCTGACCCGCGCCTTCGGCCTGTCCGGGCTGTTCCTGGCCACGGGCGGCATGGCCTTGTTCGGCATCGTCATCGTGATGTTCATGGTGCCCAAGTCCACCGGGCCGTTGCAGCATCGCGAGTCTGGCGTCGCCCGGCAGGCCTTGTTGCCGACGCTCAAACATCCGGACCTGCTGCGCCTGGACCTGGGCATTTTTGTGTTGCACGCGATGTTGATGTCGAGCTTCGTCGCCTTGCCCCTGGCGCTGGTCGAAAAAGCCGGCCTGCCCAAGGAGCAGCACTGGTGGGTGTACCTGACCGCGCTGCTGATCTCCTTCTTCGCCATGATCCCGTTCATCATTTACGGCGAGAAGAAACGCAAAATGAAACGAGTTTTATTGGGCGCGGTGCTGACGCTGATGCTCACTGAGCTATTCTTCTGGAAGTTCGGCGACAGCCTGCGAGCTTTGGTGATCGGGACGGTGGTGTTCTTTACCGCGTTCAACTTGCTGGAGGCATCGCTGCCATCGCTGATCAGCAAGGTTTCACCCGCGGGCGGCAAGGGCACGGCGATGGGGGTTTATTCCACCAGCCAGTTCCTTGGTTCGGCACTCGGCGGCATCCTCGGCGGCTGGCTGTTCCAGCACGGCGGTTTGTCGGTTGTGTTCCTTGGATGCGCCGGGCTGGCTGCACTTTGGCTGGCCTTTGCTGTTACCATGCGCGAACCTCCGTATGTGACGAGCCTGCGCTTGCCGTTGTCGCCCGAAGCGATTCGAGAAGCCGGCCTGATCGAGCGCCTCAAGGCCGTCGTTGGAGTAACCGATGCAGTCATGGTTGCCGATGAAGCAGCCATTTACATCAAATTGGACACCGAACTATTGGATCGCACCACCCTCGAGCGTCTGGTGAACAACCCGGCCGCGACAGCGTGCGAAGCCTAG
- the bfr gene encoding bacterioferritin — MQGHPDVIDYLNTLLTGELAARDQYFIHSRMYEDWGFTELYERINHEMEEEAQHADALMRRILMLEGTPRMRPDDLDVGTTVPDMLAADLRLEYKVRAALCKGIELCELHKDYVSREILRVQLNDTEEDHTYWLEKQLGLIKLIGLENYLQSQF, encoded by the coding sequence ATGCAAGGCCACCCAGACGTAATCGATTACCTCAACACGTTGCTGACCGGCGAGTTGGCGGCGCGTGATCAATATTTCATCCATTCGCGGATGTACGAGGACTGGGGTTTTACCGAGCTCTACGAACGTATCAACCACGAGATGGAAGAAGAGGCGCAGCACGCTGACGCCTTGATGCGTCGCATCCTGATGCTCGAAGGCACGCCACGTATGCGTCCCGACGACCTGGATGTCGGCACCACCGTGCCGGATATGCTCGCTGCCGACTTGCGTCTTGAATACAAAGTCCGCGCTGCTCTGTGCAAAGGCATTGAGCTTTGCGAGCTGCACAAGGACTACGTTAGCCGCGAGATTCTTCGCGTTCAGTTGAACGATACCGAAGAAGATCACACCTACTGGCTGGAGAAGCAGTTGGGTCTGATCAAGCTGATCGGTCTGGAGAATTACCTGCAATCGCAGTTCTGA
- a CDS encoding DNA-directed RNA polymerase subunit alpha translates to MQISVNEFLTPRHIDVQVVSPTRAKITLEPLERGFGHTLGNALRRILLSSMPGCAVVEAEIDGVLHEYSAIEGVQEDVIEILLNLKGLAIKLHGRDEVTLTLSKKGSGVVTAADIQLDHDVEIVNPDHVIANLASNGALNMKLTVARGRGYEPADSRQSDEDESRSIGRLQLDSSFSPVRRIAYVVENARVEQRTNLDKLVIDLETNGTLDPEEAIRRAATILQQQLAAFVDLKGDSEPVVVEQEDEIDPILLRPVDDLELTVRSANCLKAENIYYIGDLIQRTEVELLKTPNLGKKSLTEIKDVLASRGLSLGMRLDNWPPASLKKDDKATA, encoded by the coding sequence ATGCAGATTTCGGTAAATGAGTTCCTGACACCCCGCCATATTGATGTGCAGGTTGTCAGTCCAACCCGCGCCAAGATCACTCTCGAGCCTCTCGAGCGTGGTTTTGGCCACACCCTGGGCAACGCGCTGCGACGCATCCTGTTGTCCTCAATGCCCGGCTGTGCAGTAGTCGAGGCCGAGATTGACGGTGTGCTCCACGAGTACAGCGCCATCGAAGGTGTACAGGAAGACGTAATTGAAATCCTGTTGAACCTTAAAGGTCTGGCTATCAAGCTGCACGGCCGTGACGAAGTTACGCTGACCTTGTCGAAGAAGGGTTCGGGGGTGGTTACCGCTGCCGATATTCAGCTGGATCATGATGTCGAGATCGTTAACCCCGATCACGTAATCGCTAACCTGGCGTCTAACGGCGCCCTGAACATGAAGCTCACCGTAGCTCGTGGTCGTGGTTATGAACCGGCAGACTCGCGTCAGAGCGATGAAGACGAAAGCCGCAGCATCGGTCGCTTGCAGCTTGACTCTTCGTTCAGCCCGGTTCGCCGTATCGCATACGTGGTGGAAAACGCCCGTGTCGAGCAGCGTACTAACCTGGACAAGCTGGTTATTGATCTGGAAACCAACGGTACTCTGGATCCTGAAGAGGCTATTCGCCGCGCTGCAACCATTCTGCAACAGCAGTTGGCTGCGTTCGTCGACCTCAAAGGTGACAGTGAGCCAGTGGTTGTTGAGCAGGAAGACGAGATTGATCCGATCCTGCTTCGCCCGGTTGACGATCTGGAACTGACTGTACGTTCGGCTAACTGCCTTAAGGCGGAAAACATCTACTACATCGGTGACCTGATTCAGCGTACCGAAGTAGAGCTGTTGAAGACTCCGAACCTTGGCAAGAAATCCTTGACTGAAATCAAGGACGTTCTGGCCTCCCGCGGTCTGTCCCTCGGCATGCGCCTCGACAACTGGCCGCCTGCAAGTCTTAAGAAGGACGACAAGGCGACTGCCTGA